A part of Osmerus mordax isolate fOsmMor3 chromosome 10, fOsmMor3.pri, whole genome shotgun sequence genomic DNA contains:
- the si:dkey-220f10.4 gene encoding tubby protein homolog, with protein MEEPDLRQQKLDNQRSLLMKKQQRRRADAQMVTANRDARPKKSKQKSGGADDTALLISQSQSNNSLNDSQVEHAHDNPLEEISLGELSIQTNGASEEMTPEKPIITKTMDLEMDSQPKPKYDLENGEQVEEKKTKKKGVKKGATKQLEQTEDEEGQGEKDKREKEKEKKEKKTKKKDKVKGPASDSKDKGARADDSHTEPECPVIQIDSVMEFPKLNMPMDRDDEEGRDWSKSPIPLTPRKKQLNTSRCQISDNESRDDEILEREKTPRKIKKGEKTKTNLASLNTNSRQQSSSDNDSIGRSSPLSVEDLEQFSLRPAPRDTTIQCRITRDRRGVEKGMYPTYYLHMEKEDGKRVFLMAGRKRKKCKTSNYLISIDPTDLSRDTNSYIGKLRSNVLGTKFTVYDGGENPDKKPFIKESESVRQELAAICYERNVLGFKGPRKMIVIIPGMMDNDERVCIRPKSDIESLLTRYENGNTENLVNLMNKSPSWNEQTQSYVLNFHGRVTQASVKNFQIVHPDNEDYIAMQFGRVAEDVFSMDYSFPMCALQAFAITLSSFDGKLACE; from the exons TGTTGATTAGCCAATCCCAGAGCAACAACTCCTTGAATG ACTCACAGGTTGAACATGCCCATGACAACCCACTGGAGGAAATCAGCCTAGGAGAACTTAGTATCCAAACAAATGGAGCCTCAGAGGAGATGACACCAGAGAAGCCCATCATTACCAAGACCATGGACCTAGAAATGGACTCACAGCCCAAACCCAAATATGACCTAGAAAATGGTGAACAAGTAGAGGAAAAGAAGACCAAGAAGAAAGGAGTTAAAAAAGGGGCAACTAAAC AGTTGGAACAGACTGAGGATGAAGAAGGACAAGGAGAGAAGGacaagagggaaaaagagaaagagaagaaagaaaagaagaccAAGAAAAAGGACAAAGTGAAAGGACCAGCCTCTGACAGTAAAGACAAAGGAGCCAGAGCTgatgactcacacacagagccag AATGTCCAGTCATTCAGATAGATTCAGTCATGGAGTTTCCCAAATTAAACATGCCGATGGACAGAgatgatgaggaggggagggactgGTCGAAAAGCCCTATTCCCTTGACACCCAGAAAGAAACAACTCAACACAT CAAGGTGCCAAATAAGCGACAATGAGAGCAGGGATGATGAAATTctcgagagagaaaaaacaccaAGAAAGATTAAAAAAGGGGAGAAAACCAAGACCAACCTGGCATCCCTCAACACCAACTCCAGGCAACAGTCCTCCTCAGACAATGACTCAATTGGAAGA tcctctcccctctcagtgGAGGACCTGGAACAGTTTTCCCTGCGTCCTGCCCCCAGGGATACAACCATTCAGTGTAGGATCACACGTGATCGGAGGGGTGTGGAGAAGGGGATGTATCCCACCTACTACCTCCACATGGAGAAGGAAGATGGCAAGAGG GTTTTTTTAATGGCAGGCaggaagagaaaaaagtgcAAAACTTCCAATTACCTCATCTCCATCGATCCCACAGATCTGTCTAGAGACACTAACAGTTACATTGGCAAATTAAG ATCCAATGTTTTGGGCACGAAGTTCACCGTATACGACGGTGGAGAGAACCCAGACAAGAAGCCCTTCATCAAAGAGAGCGAATCAGTCCGTCAAGAGCTGGCTGCCATCTGCTAC GAGAGGAATGTTCTTGGATTTAAGGGCCCAAGGAAAATGATCGTGATCATTCCTGGCATGATGGACAATGATGAAAGAGTGTGCATTCGTCCAAAAAGC GATATAGAATCTCTGCTGACCCGCTATGAGAATGGGAATACTGAAAACCTGGTCAACCTGATGAACAAGTCACCCAGCTGGAATGAGCAGACCCAGTCCTATGTGCTCAATTTCCATGGGCGCGTCACTCAGGCCTCAGTCAAAAACTTTCAGATCGTCCACCCCGACAACG AGGACTACATAGCGATGCAGTTTGGCCGCGTGGCCGAGGATGTCTTCTCCATGGACTACAGCTTCCCCATGTGTGCCCTCCAAGCCTTTGCCATCACTCTGTCCTCCTTCGATGGCAAACTGGCCTGCGAGTGA
- the LOC136950875 gene encoding interleukin-21 receptor — MFLQNPKDLYNCSLAWNYSNYSCSFDTLLQNHQDDDDSFPFWDTDSFKITLYINRDGDISSRLLDDDFKPMEHIKPKTPCHLSVHWSSDQYHFTWESNYEDNPYVYLTDSLMFELSYQSVNHQYKSQVVTLPSTIMNMTLDDSHFEAETVYAVRVRSSPNQRYYHGQWSEWGSEVNWTTHRKHVPPGNIVMSLLDGNVIIPLCVLLPMLLFLCYIPVVKMRRNTFIPTPEPYFKSLYSECKGDFKSWVVTPSSDDDFKAEESLKIDTLTDTILDTITLSPSPGRGPSCDSPITSVSEAAVLGGPPAVKPRPPLPSSSSLVKSKSLISDMTCALEIDSGCWRCSAVSLEREVHLYTNEYCILSDTLGTARKAQEVMGAEDQRSERYFNETSDGVYQFDY, encoded by the exons ATGTTTCTCCAAAATCCCAA ggaTCTGTATAACTGTAGCCTGGCATGGAACTACAGCAATTACTCCTGTTCATTTGACACATTACTTCAAAATCATCAAGACGACGATGACAGTTTTCCCTTCTGGGACACGGATAGCTTTAAAATCACGCTCTACATCAACAGAGATGGGGACATCAGCTCTAGGCTGCTGGATGATGATTTCAAGCCTATGGAACACA TAAAGCCTAAAACACCTTGCCACCTCTCAGTCCACTGGAGCTCCGATCAGTACCACTTCACATGGGAGAGCAACTATGAAGATAACCCATATGTCTATCTAACTGACAGCCTCATGTTTGAGCTAAGCTATCAAAGTGTGAACCACCAATACAAG TCACAGGTTGTCACTCTCCCCTCGACCATCATGAACATGACGTTGGACGACTCCCACTTTGAAGCAGAAACTGTGTACGCAGTTAGAGTGAGGTCAAGCCCCAATCAGAGATACTACCACGGGCAATGGAGTGAATGGGGCTCAGAAGTTAACTGGACAACCCACAGAAAACACG TGCCCCCCGGGAACATCGTCATGTCCTTGTTGGACGGTAACGTTATAATCCCACTTTGTGTCCTGCTTCCAATGTTGCTATTCCTGTGCTACATCCCTGTTGTGAA GATGAGGAGAAATACTTTCATCCCAACTCCAGAACCATATTTCAAATCACTATACAGCGAATGTAAGGGGGATTTCAAG AGCTGGGTTGTGACACCCAGCAGTGACGACGACTTCAAGGCAGAGGAATCCTTAAAGATCGACACCCTAACCGACACCATCCTGGACACGATCACCCTCTCCCCGTCCCCGGGCCGAGGCCCTTCCTGTGACAGCCCCATCACGTCCGTCTCAGAGGCAGCTGTCCTGGGCGGCCCTCCAGCCGTGAAGCCCAggcccccccttccttcctccagcAGCCTGGTGAAGAGCAAATCACTCATCTCTGACATGACGTGTGCCCTGGAGATAGACTCTGGATGCTGGCGCTGCAGTGCTGTGTCCCTGGAGCGGGAAGTCCACCTGTACACCAACGAGTACTGCATCCTGTCTGACACGCTCGGGACAGCCAGGAAGGCACAGGAGGTGATGGGGGCCGAGGACCAGCGGTCTGAGCGTTACTTTAACGAGACGTCAGATGGAGTCTACCAGTTTGACTACTGA